Within Acidiferrobacterales bacterium, the genomic segment CGTCGGCACCGATGACGAGAACTCTGCAGCATTGTCGTACGCTTGGATCCCGAACGGCAACTTCCCGGACATAAATGAGAATCGGGCCGGTGCACACAGAGGCGAAGGTGTGTATGCGGCGTTGAAGATACATCCGGATTCAGCGAGGCGGTCCATGTTCGGCGTTTTGACCAGTTCATGGCCATACGCGCCGGTAAAGTGCGGAGCTAGCTGATCCGCCATCAATATCAGGATATTTTGAGCTTTTCGCGCAGGTGCCATCAGATCAGTTTCACCATCGACGTTCGAAGGTCCTCGACCATAAACCGAAAATGGCCAATTGTGCAGGTGGTACCCGCGGTAGCGAAGCGCCACCAATTTGTATTGCGTACGACTGGAGGACGATTATGTCTCATTGTGTCAACACCTTGGACCACATTTGCCATTTCGGTGATTTCGGTAATAAATCGCTGACCGTATTATAGGCTGACGCGAAGCCTCTCGACGCGCACGAAGTAATCCACCGCCTGCGGGTGTGAACCGGCAGACCTTGTCGGTCATCGCACCGTGATCGACACGCAGATTCTCGGATCCATGTCGGCTCATTGTCCACAATGCATGCGGGACAGGTATTTTTCCGACTGCATTTCGTGCAGTCGACTGGCGGTACGTTCGTATTCGTGTACCAGTCGTGTTCCCGTGTAAAGCTGATCGATCGACTCCGAAGCGGAAATGATCAGGTGAACGCCTCGGTCATAGAACTCATCGACAAGCTCTATAAATCGACGTGCCTGATTTTCGAACTCCCAGGTCAGGAGGGGGATTCCTGTCACCATGACGGTGCGGTAGAGATTGGCAATCTCGATGTAATCCGCCTTCGAGCGCGGACCATCGCAAATTTCGGAAAATTCAAACCAGATCACATGGTCGGCGTGTCCGAATGTTCGTATCTGCCGCCCCAGAACTTCCAGCTTGCCCTGTGCTCTGGGCGATCCTCCACTCACCCGTCTGTAGTCGGCATCAAGCGCCGCGTCGGTCTCGGCTCCCAAGGTGCTGTAGTACAGAGTCTGTCCACTGAGCGCGTCAAGTCTATGGTCGATTCCATCCTCAATCCTGATCACATTCATTTTTTCGTTGATCAACTTAATGGCAGGAACGAACCGATCCCGTTGAATGCCGCCCGGGTACAGGTCATCGGGTCGGGTATTTGATGTTGTGACGATGATTACACCATTGTCGATCAGGGATCTGAGCAACCCCGAGAGAATGACGGCGTCGCCGATGTCCAGCACAAAGAATTCGTCCAGACAGAGCAGACGATGTTTGGCGGAAAAATCCTTGGCGATTTTCTCCAACGGGTTGCGCATGTCTCGCATATGTTTGAGAGAACCGTGAATTCCCTGCATGAATCGGTGGAAATGCACGCGCTTCTTTGAGGAGAGTGGTACTGTTTCGTAAAAGA encodes:
- the zapE gene encoding cell division protein ZapE translates to MSDQDLLQRYRSEMQRMESSVDPAQMNVLAQFQQLSDQLAAKKGTFGSSLIRKLVGKKSMQPRGIYIWGGVGRGKTFLMDLFYETVPLSSKKRVHFHRFMQGIHGSLKHMRDMRNPLEKIAKDFSAKHRLLCLDEFFVLDIGDAVILSGLLRSLIDNGVIIVTTSNTRPDDLYPGGIQRDRFVPAIKLINEKMNVIRIEDGIDHRLDALSGQTLYYSTLGAETDAALDADYRRVSGGSPRAQGKLEVLGRQIRTFGHADHVIWFEFSEICDGPRSKADYIEIANLYRTVMVTGIPLLTWEFENQARRFIELVDEFYDRGVHLIISASESIDQLYTGTRLVHEYERTASRLHEMQSEKYLSRMHCGQ